The following proteins come from a genomic window of Solwaraspora sp. WMMA2065:
- a CDS encoding IS5 family transposase, protein MTERQAYPSDLSDARWALIAPRLTAWRQARTDAGVSGRTPTHDLRDIFNAILYVNRTGIAWRYLPHDFPPHRTVYGYFAAWSKEGIFTELNYQLTGLVRDHHGRTIQPTASIMDSQSVKTSTNVPLSTQGTDAGKKIVGRKRGIITDTLGLLLAVIVTAASASDNAIGADLLDQATTTYPTLTKTWADAGFKNRVVEHGAQLGVDVEIVTKDPQAKGFSVVKRRWVVERTLGWLMHHRRLVRDYEARPDNSASMITIAMIDNLAKRLTAETTPTWRYG, encoded by the coding sequence ATGACCGAACGGCAAGCCTATCCATCCGACCTGTCCGACGCCCGCTGGGCCCTGATCGCACCCCGCCTGACCGCCTGGCGACAAGCCCGCACCGACGCCGGCGTCAGCGGCCGCACCCCCACCCACGACCTCCGCGACATCTTCAACGCCATCCTCTACGTCAACCGCACCGGCATCGCATGGCGCTACCTGCCCCACGACTTCCCACCCCACCGCACCGTCTACGGCTACTTCGCCGCCTGGAGCAAGGAAGGCATCTTCACCGAACTCAACTACCAACTCACCGGCCTCGTCCGCGACCACCACGGCCGCACCATCCAACCCACCGCATCCATCATGGACAGCCAGAGCGTCAAGACCTCCACCAACGTCCCACTATCCACACAGGGCACCGACGCCGGAAAGAAGATCGTAGGCCGCAAACGCGGCATCATCACCGACACCCTCGGCCTGCTCCTCGCCGTCATCGTCACCGCCGCCAGCGCCAGCGACAACGCCATCGGCGCAGACCTGCTCGACCAGGCCACCACCACCTACCCCACCCTCACCAAGACCTGGGCCGACGCCGGCTTCAAAAACCGCGTCGTCGAACACGGCGCCCAACTCGGCGTCGACGTCGAGATCGTCACCAAAGACCCACAGGCCAAGGGCTTCAGCGTCGTCAAACGCCGATGGGTCGTCGAACGCACCCTCGGCTGGCTCATGCACCACCGCCGACTCGTACGCGACTACGAAGCCCGACCCGACAACTCCGCCAGCATGATCACCATCGCGATGATCGACAACCTCGCCAAACGACTCACCGCCGAAACCACCCCAACCTGGCGATACGGCTAA